In Brienomyrus brachyistius isolate T26 chromosome 2, BBRACH_0.4, whole genome shotgun sequence, the genomic window GCACTCTGTAGAAACCGCAGACATCTAAGCTCCCTAGGAAAGAAAGAGAAAAGGTACGGAGTGTGAAGCAGCCAAGCGGCAAGGAGCCGTCGTGGTAGGCAATATCAGGaacagaaaaaagcagaaaGCTCATGTTTCAGGAGGGAATCGCAGTCGTACCATGCAGCCTACACCCAGCTGACAAGGATTTACTGTAGTAAATACTCTGCAAAGCGATCTGCAGAACTGTATCGTACACATGCTGCTGTGAGAAAGGTCTCGAAAAGAACCCTTAGAGCCGTCAACGCTACAGGCTATGAAATAATCCGTAAACACGTTCACAGGGATCAGCATGACTGCTATGCTTCATCCTGGAAAACTGTGACAAGACCGAGAGGAATTTTTATTCGGCCAGACTCTTACCGGGGGCAAATACACAAGAGGtgaaaatggtgtcctgtatgtTTATTCTTTGGAACGTTGTCCAGGATCCGGAAAATTCCACCTCATAAGTCTTTATACACCTGAGAACGACGCGTGACAAAATGACGCAATCGCCATGGCAGCAGATTCCGCATGACGGCTCACAGTTTAAGGGGAAGAGCGTGGTTCATAGAAGGGTGACACTCACCTGGAATTGACGCAGCGGTCCGTCCAAATGATGAGAACCTGGCCTTTGGTCACAGGCAGGAAGCGCAGACCAGTCACCTGACCCAGAGCACAGTAGAGAACCGGGAGTTACATTCCCCCCAAAGGAGACACAGGCAGCTTGCTTCACTCATGCGTAGTTTCATTAAGACATGCAGTTTCATCAACAGATACTTTTTATTCAAATGACTTTCAGTGTTACCCGTTCATTGTAAGTACCGTAACTGGGCTTTCAAGTTACAGACTCATAACAAGCTCCGGGTACCTGCCCAGAGTGTACATTCGCATGATCACTAATTCACAGGGGAAATCAAATAGGTCCCACCATTCTTAGAATGAttcagaaatatttattttctgacatttgtaACTCTGCTCAAATCTTCACCTAATGACCTGACAGAGCAAATGACATCATACCTGTGTCACGAAGAGTCATTTAATGGGCTGCACGATTTTACCGTCCTTGATCAAAAACAATCTACAGAGGTCAACAGTCACTATCTCATCCTCTGCATGTGGAATGGGGGTTGCCAGGGAGGCGTGGCCACACCCACCTGGTCCGGCGGCGAATCGGGCTTGGCGCACACATGGACGAGGAGGACAGCTGGAACAGGAAGGTCCATCTTCAGGGTCAGCCTGCCGTCGGGGGGGAAGGGAAGGGGCCCTTCTACTCGCGGCTCCTGAGACAGACGGACCGCGGGACAATTAGCTTTGCACCTTCAGATGTTGTTGTTCTGAATGTGCTGGATCTTCTGGTTTATAAGCTAACATCTACTGAACATCATCGCTATAGGGGATCCTTCCTACCTGCTGCCATTAGGCACCACACCTATCGTCCTGCCATTCCTCACTTTGTCTACCGCCTTTGCTCTGCTGTCTATTCTGAACTACATGCATGTTCATTTGGGCTCTATGTACCTTGCTACTGTATGCATAAGAATTTCCCCCTgagatcaataaagtttatttaatttcattaaaaaaaataacatatcAACTTGGATGCAATATGTGTGCTAAGCACAGCACACAGTCGCAGACACACAAAGCCCAGTCAGGCTGCCTCTTCCTTTATGGTACCAGACATCTTCACACAGCCCCACCTCCAGCTTCCGTAGCTGCTGGAACTGCACGGCCGTGGGGAAGGCCGGCTTCCCAAAGGCTTTCCACAGGCTGTAGgggctgctgctgttgttgtcCAGGTAGTAGGTGACATACACCAGACCTGGAAGAAGGAGATCAGGTGAGCAAGGAAAATGCACTGAGACCAGTAGCCAGAGAACATATAGATAGTCAATAAGCAATGTCCTATGATGTCACTCAGACATCTCTCCTCTAGTATAGAAATTTCCTCTGGATATCAATccccctttattctgattgtagCGTGACACTGAGGGGCTAAAACAGAAGCAAGCACTCACCCTTACGGCCTGCATATCCGCTGAGCTGGACCGTCACATGGTTGGGGGAAGACGTGCGGTTGTCTTTGCTGCTGTAGATCAGCACGGCTGACTGCCAGCTGTCCGACGTCCCGGGAAAAGGAGGTTTGTGGGTGCTGGCCAGAACCCCCACGGTGTCGTCCGCACTGTTCCCGACAGACGTCACATGCGAAAACACCTGCCTTTCTCCTGCATGAAAGTTATGAGACGCACAGCTTTAGACTACTCTGGAGAGAAAACAGCTTAGGGATTCCTCACCATAAATCTGCAGACTCAAACCTCACAGCTTCCTGTATCTATGACAGGGTTGGGCGCCATTCtggaatgcattcatcaattccagtccaaatcaggaaatggatcTGGAGTTGGGAATGAAAAAAAACTATGGGGAAGAGGATTggaattgaatttgaatttaaaggacatttaaattccaactccagttccatttcctgatttggattggaattTAGGCATTCTGGAACGGCCTAAACCCTGATCCATGACATGAATCTCGCAAGAACCAGAACAAACTCTACCAAGGTCAAAGTAGTCCTTTTACCAGACAATGTTATCCAAAATGACAGTGAAATGAGGAGACCATTCCTCAAGGGTCAACCAGCATCTCCATTAAGGGCCCAACATTGATAAAAATTACTCTACTGGTGACAGGAACTGAAACTTGCAACCTACTGGTGATCCCTAAACCACTGAGTTACACACTGCCCCATCATTTGTGCCAAGGCTGGGAAACTAGTAACTGATTCATTTACCTCAGGACGGCACCATGGATGCCTACTATGACTGGACTTTCAGTACATTTatcaacagcacatccacatTGTACATATCAATCAGAGAATATCTGACCATTGTCTTGTGTTTCTTAGCTGTGAATATATCTGCTGTATGTATGGCAGAGAAACTCCCCGTGTGTGTGAACATAATTGTGTGTCAAAGTCAGCGTGGGAGGCTCTGGTGGGCGATGAGGCCCCAAGCAGATGTCAGCACTGACCTAGCAAAGAGAGCAGGCCCAGAACAGTCAGAACCGGCTTCCTCAGGAGCTGCACGTGGGGTGGCTGGGTGTTGTTGATCTGAAAGCGGGCGGTGAGTGTGCGCTGAGTGAATTGGTGTGGGTAGTAGCTCAGGAATGCGTTGTCGTTGCTCAGGAGGGCATAGTTGACGGTGGAGTTTGGCTTGCCGATGACCAGGTCCTGATGCTGGGAAATCACCTAGGTAACAGAAGAACAACTCAAGCCTCTAGAATCAGAATCACACAGTGTCAAGGTAACACACCTCATATTAAGGAAAAGTAAGGAAATGTTTTGGTTGATTAACTAGTGTGAAGTTGGTAAATAACCAAGCAGGACACATTAGAGAAACTTCCAAACGAAGATCATTTCAATACTCCACTACCTTCACCACCATGGCTGCATAGGTCACATCAGCTCTCCAGTCCTCAGGTTTGGACCAGCCTACCAATGGGTCTGCCTCATCGTTGTAGACAGGTATGGACCTGAACTTCGGGAAGCGGTCATGAATCTCCTTCATTGTCTCCATTTCCTGCTGGATGATGGGTAGAGAACCACCACCACCCTGAAAGAGACATGCCATGTGCACTATTTTGGGCATGTATAATtgtgatgatggtcactggTGACACCGAAGCAGTGTAAGATATCTGTGCAGGTTCCTCCAAAGACCTCACCTTCTTGTGCAGGGCGATGAAGTCCAGCCGCACACCGGTCTCGCCCGTGAAGAAGTTGGTCCCATTGTAGCAGTGTTCCAACATGGCCCAACAGTACGGCGAGCGTGGATACGAGTGGCAAGAGTCTCCCGGACCTCCAAACCTCAAGGTGGCGCTGGCGTCTCGGAGTCCTTCAGAACAGGCATCGTAGTAGTTCAGAAACCCTGTAGATGAAACGCATGTAAAGCACCTTAATGACATTGCATTTTTGGTTTTTAGTAAGATTAACAAAAGTACTGCAGGCTTTACCCTGAATTGACACGGACACATTGTCAAAGTCGTGATTATTGGGCTCGTTCCATGTTTCAAAGTTCCACTGAGAGACGTATCCCAAGCCATACTTCtctaaaaacaagaaaaagcaCCACTTTAGGGAAACAATCATTAAACAGCTGGGTGAAATCAAGGAATTAACCTTCCCGATCTCATTGAAGCTAAGTGACTGGGCAACTACACAAAAAAATCCAACTTGCAGATAGACGATGCTCCTCTAGATGGTGCTCTATTACAGCAGCCATCCAAGGATACCAGTTTGGCTCAATCAGTTACTCTCTGCTACATCACTTAAGACAGCTGGCAGGTGACAGACTTAAACGACAGTTTTGTCTCTGGCTCCTGTACAACTTGAAAACCAACCAATGTATCTTTTTGCCAGGAGATACACGAGGGTTCTCCACTCTGCCACCTGCCTCTTGTCCTCAAAGTCAGTGAAGTAGCCAGAGACGCTGCCCATCAGCTcaaaacctgaaaaaaaaaaccatatatGCTTCAGGCTAAGAGAAAGATTTTGCAGTGCATTTACATCATGTGATAAATACTTTTCAGTGTTTGTAGCCACCTTAATCAAGTTGAGATTGTTATTCTCATCTCATTTTATCCGAGATCACAGA contains:
- the idua gene encoding alpha-L-iduronidase isoform X2 — protein: MVVWSRFVYTGSWSWSQHSFELMGSVSGYFTDFEDKRQVAEWRTLVYLLAKRYIEKYGLGYVSQWNFETWNEPNNHDFDNVSVSIQGFLNYYDACSEGLRDASATLRFGGPGDSCHSYPRSPYCWAMLEHCYNGTNFFTGETGVRLDFIALHKKGGGGSLPIIQQEMETMKEIHDRFPKFRSIPVYNDEADPLVGWSKPEDWRADVTYAAMVVKVISQHQDLVIGKPNSTVNYALLSNDNAFLSYYPHQFTQRTLTARFQINNTQPPHVQLLRKPVLTVLGLLSLLGERQVFSHVTSVGNSADDTVGVLASTHKPPFPGTSDSWQSAVLIYSSKDNRTSSPNHVTVQLSGYAGRKGLVYVTYYLDNNSSSPYSLWKAFGKPAFPTAVQFQQLRKLEEPRVEGPLPFPPDGRLTLKMDLPVPAVLLVHVCAKPDSPPDQVTGLRFLPVTKGQVLIIWTDRCVNSRCIKTYEVEFSGSWTTFQRINIQDTIFTSCVFAPGSLDVCGFYRVRAVDYWGRPGEYSQSIRYCD
- the idua gene encoding alpha-L-iduronidase isoform X1 produces the protein MCILKDVALRVFLLAACGEAHGAAYFEIAVDAETPMRDLKHFWKSTGFCPPLPHTQSDQYDLSRDQQLNMAYLGSVPHGGLEQVRIHWLLELVTAQVVNGETRYNFTKLDQLIELLWQNGLRPGFELMGSVSGYFTDFEDKRQVAEWRTLVYLLAKRYIEKYGLGYVSQWNFETWNEPNNHDFDNVSVSIQGFLNYYDACSEGLRDASATLRFGGPGDSCHSYPRSPYCWAMLEHCYNGTNFFTGETGVRLDFIALHKKGGGGSLPIIQQEMETMKEIHDRFPKFRSIPVYNDEADPLVGWSKPEDWRADVTYAAMVVKVISQHQDLVIGKPNSTVNYALLSNDNAFLSYYPHQFTQRTLTARFQINNTQPPHVQLLRKPVLTVLGLLSLLGERQVFSHVTSVGNSADDTVGVLASTHKPPFPGTSDSWQSAVLIYSSKDNRTSSPNHVTVQLSGYAGRKGLVYVTYYLDNNSSSPYSLWKAFGKPAFPTAVQFQQLRKLEEPRVEGPLPFPPDGRLTLKMDLPVPAVLLVHVCAKPDSPPDQVTGLRFLPVTKGQVLIIWTDRCVNSRCIKTYEVEFSGSWTTFQRINIQDTIFTSCVFAPGSLDVCGFYRVRAVDYWGRPGEYSQSIRYCD
- the idua gene encoding alpha-L-iduronidase isoform X3 — protein: MGSVSGYFTDFEDKRQVAEWRTLVYLLAKRYIEKYGLGYVSQWNFETWNEPNNHDFDNVSVSIQGFLNYYDACSEGLRDASATLRFGGPGDSCHSYPRSPYCWAMLEHCYNGTNFFTGETGVRLDFIALHKKGGGGSLPIIQQEMETMKEIHDRFPKFRSIPVYNDEADPLVGWSKPEDWRADVTYAAMVVKVISQHQDLVIGKPNSTVNYALLSNDNAFLSYYPHQFTQRTLTARFQINNTQPPHVQLLRKPVLTVLGLLSLLGERQVFSHVTSVGNSADDTVGVLASTHKPPFPGTSDSWQSAVLIYSSKDNRTSSPNHVTVQLSGYAGRKGLVYVTYYLDNNSSSPYSLWKAFGKPAFPTAVQFQQLRKLEEPRVEGPLPFPPDGRLTLKMDLPVPAVLLVHVCAKPDSPPDQVTGLRFLPVTKGQVLIIWTDRCVNSRCIKTYEVEFSGSWTTFQRINIQDTIFTSCVFAPGSLDVCGFYRVRAVDYWGRPGEYSQSIRYCD